From Gossypium raimondii isolate GPD5lz chromosome 11, ASM2569854v1, whole genome shotgun sequence:
CCTCCGGCAAGTTCGCTACCATTTTTGACTTCAGCAAGGTTTCGATACAACAATCGTTGTTGAATGCTCATAGCTTTCTTGGTGCTATCAAGTATTTCCTCAGACTGCCATCGACTTCGTTCCTCAGCACAATTCGGGCACTCCAGGATTGCCAGTTTCTAGCTGAGCTTAATGTAGATTTCTTGTCGTACACGCTACAAGGAATCAAATCCGACGGTCTCGACACCTTCCTGGCTGATGATCTGCATGCGTTGCTTAGTGCTGTTTTAACTAATGTGCAAACTTGTATCGAAGGGCTTGAAGCTACACCGTCGGCTTCGAGCATTAAAAATGGCCTATTGCCATCTGTTTCTAATGGAACACATTTCCTCAGTGTGTCTCTTGCACTTTTCAGGCACGGTTGGGTTCATGGATTTATCAAATCTCTAACAGGAAGAAACCATGTGTTTTCCAATTTGGTAAATGGCAGGGACTCTCCTTTGCCTTTAATAATGTCGGACCATGATCGAGCAGTTTACGAATCCGCAAGCCGGCAGAAGCATGTTCGAGCAGATGAGGAAGGGAAAGACAAAGGGGTTTCCGTGAGTCAAGTAGTGGTTGTAAATCCTGATGGAAGTGGCAACTTCACCACTATCAATGAAGCGGTGGCCGCTGCACCGAATAATACCGGGGATAGCAACCGATACTTTTTGATTTACGTGGTCACCGGCGTCTACGAAGAGTATGTTTCCATACCTAAGAAGAAGCAGAATGTGATGATAATCGGTGACGGTATAAACAAGACAATAATCACTGGAAACCGCAACTTTGTTGATGGATCAACCACATTCAACTCTGCAACATTTGGTAATGTAGAAATTTATTTGCCTTTTGAATCGTGTTCCACTATTCACATAATCTTACATTTTTAATAACTCAACCATTCCCCTGCCTGCAGCTGTTGTTGGTAAGGGATTTGTTGCGGTCAACATTACATTTCGTAACACAGCCGGACCTAGCAAACACCAAGCTGTCGCGGTTCGAAATGGAGCCGATATGTCCACGTTCTACCGATGTAGCTTCGAAGGCTACCAAGACACTTTATATGCTCACTCCCTAAGGCAATTTTACAAAGAATGCGACATTTACGGCACAGTAGACTTCATATTCGGCAATGCAGCCGTGGTCCTCCAAAACTGCAACATATATCCTCGACTACCAATGCCAAACCAATTCAACACCATCACCGCACAAGGAAGAACCGATCCTAACCAAAACACAGGCATATCAATTCACCACTGTGTCATTAGACCCGCCGACGATCTCGCCTCGAGCAACGGGATGACAAAAACATACTTAGGAAGGCCATGGAAGGAGTATTCGAGGACTGTTTACATGCAAAGTTTCATGGACAGTCTGATCGAACCGCCAGGTTGGAGTGAATGGGCTGGGAAATTTGCCTTGGATACATTGTACTATGCTGAATACAAGAACATGGGTCCAGGGTCCAACACTGGTTCCAGGGTTCAATGGAATGGTTACCATAAGGATATAAGTGAGAGTGAAGCTGATAAATTCACTGTCTCCAACTTCGTAGATGGTGATAACTGGTTGCCTGCAACAGGAGTTCCTTTTCATGGAGGATTGTTTTGATTTTCAAgcactttaattaaattttcaactttGTTCTTAATTTGTctgttgtatttttttaaaaatttttgttgttatttgaaaataaaagtttgtactcataaaaataaattagtttatcaAATTCATAAACACTAtactaatttcaattttattatcaaattattggtttcatttattgattttaagttttgattaatATGAAGCTATACGAAAAGAAACAATAACACTAATTTCAAATCCATTCTAAATCAGCATTCCATAAATCCATTGATTTCAAAAACAATCATAAATATTACTATGTTTTATCACACAACTTGtgctatttttaaaaagttaaaatatatttaagtttttatatttttatacctttaaattttaatttaatctccttattttttatatttcaaaattcaggttcaattaatttttttattaaattcctatacaaataattaaatagagcagttaaattctacaaaacttttgttttgtttataagATTGGATCAAATGAAGCAATTAAAATTTGCCAACTCTCTTTTATTCATGTAATTGGTATTATAAAAAAAGGGTCACCCTAAACTATTTTACAGATTCACAAGTTCAAAAAACCCAGAAAATCTCTGTAGAATTCTCCAAAGAAGTTGAAGCACTTGAAGAAATTCTAACAAACACCATAGTCGTTTTGAAGAAAAGTCGCCTTCTGATCTAGTTTAATTGTGGAGAAGAAGTTAAAAGTCGTTTATGAGGAAAGTTGTTTTTCGATCCAAATCTACTAAAGAAAGGAGGTCCAATTTTGTTTCGAGAGCAAGTCGTCACGATACTTGAAGCAATTTGCATTCATCCAAGACCAAGTCTAGATGATCCTTGGATCGAAGGCAAATTGAGAAGAAGAATCAAAGgatatttttctttgtattcgAGAAATTTTCAGATATTGTAACTTTCTTTCGAAGTTATCAATAAATTTGATTCCGAATTTTCAAGCCAActtttcaactcaaaatttgtGTGTAAACCCCTTCTTTTCtacagtttaatttttttcatgaaacaactttagaCATCACAAATTTGTGAACCAAAATTTAAGCAGCTTTTCTTTCCAATCTTTCACACTAGCCGTCAGATCGatttggatctaaggtatgttcgtTTACTCATTGATGGGTATTGATCTATTATATTAGTTGTTGAATCTTCGCTTGGATCTTAttgatgaaacttttaaaaaaaaaaatacttaactATCTAAtaacttaaacaaaaacttttgaataattcaataatttaaataaaaacttttttaattgAATCTATAATTTTGTGGCTAACGGTATAACTACAATACTTAACTTTGaccaatataataattaattctaaaaaagtgtttaaatatactttaatcatattttctttattattataattataattaatccaactgaattaaaattcatttcacaaatttGACATTTGTATTGGGATGAGTTTGGCacacaaaattcaaattctaaaGGTGGTGCCAACAAAATCATTACATTAGTATATGATTGAACAACTGactgaatgatgaaattaactcattcaaatatatatagattacatttctttaaattatgaatacacTAATTtacattctatttttataaattaataaatattaatacctatattcaatttttattaaaataatactaacgaagtttaaatttgatgattgtaattttttgaattttaatttaatcattttaactaaaatcataCTTGATTTtagtatataatttttataaatgtattatttCAACAATCAGGAGACATAAGTTTGAATGCACTAGATTTGATCATGGGTATAGGCTTGCCCGAAAAGTAAGATAGTtagggcaaaaatataggccccaACAATAGGCTTGGGAAAAAAAATAGTTCAGATCTCGAGTTAGTTTCTTTTGCCTAGGCCCGGACTGAcccgaatttgcaaaaaaaaagtgTTACTATTTTTCCACTGTTTTGttgtcatttcactattatattgtttttattttgttgttattgtttagatattgtataactcttattttattgttaattaagttGTACCTATCTtgatgttatttaagtataaatgtttttttaaaatttattttcaatttgttggaaaatatttaaaccGGGCCAGACtcgagttttaatttttttattcgagttaggcttaaataaaattttaaacccattttttaagCCGGATTTATTAAACGGACctgaaattaaaagtaaatattgtaTGAAagtatcattaaaattatatttgacaGATAGTGTGGGTGCAATGCTGTAGTACATATTAGATTTACATGTATTTGAAACCAATCATGAGACCACTTTGTGAATGGTCCATTGAGAATTGACTAAAAATTGAGAGGGGTACATGTTTGACATTGCTCTTCAACCTCTCATTTTTAGGAAACAGTAAACAATTTCATCTGAAGCTACAACCAAAGCTGAATCTAAACCATTTaagcttttcttcttcatctttattCATAAACTATTATAGAATTATCAAAATACACTTTGggttttctttgcaaaattattttaatccaaCTTTCTGTCTCTCTGATTTGCATAAGGCAGCTTTTGTTGCCTGCCTAATTGAGGGACTTTAAAAACTACAAGAACACTTGGGagcttttcattttcaatt
This genomic window contains:
- the LOC105761075 gene encoding pectinesterase, which translates into the protein MALKASALCTLSIFVILFSPSFATFPNPSSVFNSESICKLTPHADFCNSILPSGKFATIFDFSKVSIQQSLLNAHSFLGAIKYFLRLPSTSFLSTIRALQDCQFLAELNVDFLSYTLQGIKSDGLDTFLADDLHALLSAVLTNVQTCIEGLEATPSASSIKNGLLPSVSNGTHFLSVSLALFRHGWVHGFIKSLTGRNHVFSNLVNGRDSPLPLIMSDHDRAVYESASRQKHVRADEEGKDKGVSVSQVVVVNPDGSGNFTTINEAVAAAPNNTGDSNRYFLIYVVTGVYEEYVSIPKKKQNVMIIGDGINKTIITGNRNFVDGSTTFNSATFAVVGKGFVAVNITFRNTAGPSKHQAVAVRNGADMSTFYRCSFEGYQDTLYAHSLRQFYKECDIYGTVDFIFGNAAVVLQNCNIYPRLPMPNQFNTITAQGRTDPNQNTGISIHHCVIRPADDLASSNGMTKTYLGRPWKEYSRTVYMQSFMDSLIEPPGWSEWAGKFALDTLYYAEYKNMGPGSNTGSRVQWNGYHKDISESEADKFTVSNFVDGDNWLPATGVPFHGGLF